A region of Acidimicrobiia bacterium DNA encodes the following proteins:
- a CDS encoding WhiB family transcriptional regulator, translating to MELPPDGSWRARASCRSHDPSLFFGGESTSTTSSLQQARAICAGCPVKADCLDYALQTGPRYGIWGGLTQDELQPLRRRRRLRSAS from the coding sequence ATGGAACTTCCTCCCGACGGCTCATGGCGTGCACGAGCATCGTGCAGGTCACATGATCCCTCCCTCTTCTTCGGAGGGGAATCGACCTCGACGACGAGCTCACTCCAGCAAGCACGGGCGATCTGTGCAGGCTGCCCGGTCAAAGCCGACTGCCTCGATTATGCGCTCCAGACCGGGCCCCGCTACGGCATCTGGGGTGGGTTGACGCAGGACGAACTACAGCCGCTGCGCAGACGTCGGCGCCTCAGATCTGCTTCCTGA